One segment of Apus apus isolate bApuApu2 chromosome 1, bApuApu2.pri.cur, whole genome shotgun sequence DNA contains the following:
- the LOC127380177 gene encoding mitochondrial uncoupling protein 3-like, with amino-acid sequence MVGLKPCEVPPTAAVKFLSAGTAACIADLCTFPLDTAKVRLQIQGEVRIPRSSSTLEYRGVVGTLSTMVRTEGPGSLYRGLVAGLQRQMSFASIRIGLYDSVKQLYTPKGAESTGLWVRLLAGSTTGAVAVACAQPTDVVKVRFQAHGAMPESGRRYRGTVAAYRTIAREEGVRGLWRGTLPNIARNAIINCGELVTYDLIKDALLRAQLMTDNVPCHFVAAFGAGFCATVVASPVDVVKTRYMNAGPGQYRNVLSCILALIMQDGVSGFYKGFVPSFLRLGSWNVVMFISYEQLQRAAALARS; translated from the exons ATGGTGGGTCTGAAACCCTGTGAGGTGCCTCCAACAGCTGCTGTCAAGTTCCTCAGCGCGGGCACGGCCGCCTGCATCGCCGACCTCTGCACCTTCCCCCTGGACACCGCCAAAGTGCGGCTGCAG ATCCAAGGCGAGGTGAGGATCCCCCGGAGCTCCAGCACCCTGGAATACCGGGGGGTTGTGGGGACGCTGAGCACCATGGTGAGGACGGAGGGGCCCGGCAGCCTGTACCGGGGGCTGGTGGCCGGGCTGCAGCGCCAGATGAGCTTCGCCTCCATCCGCATCGGCCTCTACGACTCGGTCAAGCAGCTCTACACCCCCAAGGGTGCTGAGA GCACGGGGCTGTGGGTGCGGCTGCTGGCGGGCAGCACCACGGGGGCAGTGGCCGTGGCCTGTGCCCAACCCACCGACGTGGTCAAGGTGCGGTTCCAGGCCCACGGGGCGATGCCGGAGAGCGGGCGCCGGTACCGCGGCACCGTGGCTGCCTACAGAACCATCGCCAGGGAGGAGGGAGTCCGGGGGCTCTGGAGAG GGACACTGCCCAACATCGCCCGCAACGCCATCATCAACTGCGGGGAGCTCGTCACCTACGACCTCATTAAGGACGCGCTGCTGCGGGCACAGCTGATGACAG ACAATGTCCCCTGTCACTTCGTGGCAGCTTTTGGGGCTGGTTTCTGTGCCACGGTGGTGGCATCTCCCGTGGACGTGGTGAAGACGCGGTACATGAACGCCGGTCCCGGGCAGTACCGGAACGTCCTCAGCTGCATCCTGGCCCTGATCATGCAGGATGGGGTCTCTGGCTTCTACAAGGG GTTTGTCCCCTCCTTCCTGCGCCTGGGCTCCTGGAACGTGGTGATGTTCATCTCCTACGAGCAGCTGCAGCGCGCGGCGGCGCTGGCCCGGTCCTGA